One region of Monomorium pharaonis isolate MP-MQ-018 chromosome 11, ASM1337386v2, whole genome shotgun sequence genomic DNA includes:
- the LOC105836520 gene encoding myosuppressin yields MMSSTLIVSILVSMTTMAVLSGETFAALPPQCNSGFLEELPPRLRKICIAIARISDLNDFIDDREYQENLPRYDRNVKRQDVDHVFLRFGKRR; encoded by the exons ATGATGAGCTCGACGCTGATCGTGTCCATCCTGGTGTCCATGACGACCATGGCGGTCCTGTCCGGTGAGACTTTCGCCGCGTTGCCCCCTCAGTGCAACTCGGGTTTCCTCGAAGAGCTCCCGCCCAGACTGCGTAAAATCTGCATCGCCATCGCCAGAATATCGGATCTGAATGACTTCATCGACGACAGAG AATACCAGGAGAACCTACCGCGGTACGACAGAAACGTCAAGAGGCAAGACGTCGATCATGTTTTCTTGCGCTTCGGGAAACGACGTTAG